A genomic region of Capra hircus breed San Clemente chromosome 19, ASM170441v1, whole genome shotgun sequence contains the following coding sequences:
- the TNFRSF13B gene encoding tumor necrosis factor receptor superfamily member 13B isoform X2 has protein sequence MSGLGRRRQGGRSQEEPTPQGPRRGVAMEPCPEEQYWDSLLNTCVSCKPICSSQIPRTCAAFCKSLSCREEQGRYYDLLLRDCISCASICGRHPKQCTHYCEKTLRSQVSLLPEFRRQRAGEAPTRADTLGKHQVPEHRGLDAGPVPAGLKLSADQLALVYSTLGLCLCAIVCCFLLAVTCFLKRRGVQVSFPTRPGPCPTQAKASKDDWMEAGRVVGTPPEPVETCSFCFPECRAPTQESAGAPPTPVSERTGRRASQEQSAAGQPCVRAANGGIEVVYTPAQEGGLAT, from the exons CCCCACAGGGCCCGCGGCGGGGGGTGGCCATGGAGCCCTGCCCGGAAGAGCAGTACTGGGACTCGCTGCTGaacacctgcgtctcctgcaaacCCATCTGCAGCAGCCAGATTCCGCGCACCTGTGCGGCCTTCTGCA agtcaCTCAGTTGCCGCGAAGAGCAAGGCAGGTACTATGACCTGCTCCTGAGGGACTGCATCAGCTGTGCCTCCATCTGCGGACGTCACCCCAAGCAGTGCACACACTACTGTGAGAAGACGCTGAGGAGCCAAGTGAGCCTCCTACCAGAGTTCAGGAGACAGCGGGCCGGAGAGGCCCCGACCCGAGCAGACACCCTGGGGAAGCACCAGGTGCCAGAGCACAGAGGCTTGGATGCGGGTCCAG TGCCTGCAGGGCTGAAGCTGAGCGCTGACCAGCTGGCCCTGGTCTACAGCACGCTGGGCCTATGTCTCTGTGCCATCGTCTGCTGCTTCCTGCTGGCCGTGACCTGCTTCCTCAAGAGGAGGGGGGTCCAGGTCTCCTTCCCGACCCGCCCAGGGCCGTGTCCCACGCAGGCCAAGGCCTCCAAGG ATGATTGGATGGAAGCCGGCCGCGTGGTAGGGACGCCTCCCGAGCCAGTGGAGACATGTAGCTTCTGCTTCCCGGAGTGCAGGGCGCCCACCCAGGAGAGTGCAGGCGCGCCCCCGACACCCGTGTCCGAGCGCACAGGGAGGAGGGCGAGCCAGGAACAGAGTGCAGCCGGACAGCCCTGCGTGCGCGCTGCGAACGGCGGGATCGAGGTGGTGTACACACCAGCGCAGGAAGGAGGCCTGGCCACGTGA
- the TNFRSF13B gene encoding tumor necrosis factor receptor superfamily member 13B isoform X1, producing MSGLGRRRQGGRSQEEPTPQGPRRGVAMEPCPEEQYWDSLLNTCVSCKPICSSQIPRTCAAFCKSLSCREEQGRYYDLLLRDCISCASICGRHPKQCTHYCEKTLRSQVSLLPEFRRQRAGEAPTRADTLGKHQVPEHRGLDAGPAVPAGLKLSADQLALVYSTLGLCLCAIVCCFLLAVTCFLKRRGVQVSFPTRPGPCPTQAKASKDDWMEAGRVVGTPPEPVETCSFCFPECRAPTQESAGAPPTPVSERTGRRASQEQSAAGQPCVRAANGGIEVVYTPAQEGGLAT from the exons CCCCACAGGGCCCGCGGCGGGGGGTGGCCATGGAGCCCTGCCCGGAAGAGCAGTACTGGGACTCGCTGCTGaacacctgcgtctcctgcaaacCCATCTGCAGCAGCCAGATTCCGCGCACCTGTGCGGCCTTCTGCA agtcaCTCAGTTGCCGCGAAGAGCAAGGCAGGTACTATGACCTGCTCCTGAGGGACTGCATCAGCTGTGCCTCCATCTGCGGACGTCACCCCAAGCAGTGCACACACTACTGTGAGAAGACGCTGAGGAGCCAAGTGAGCCTCCTACCAGAGTTCAGGAGACAGCGGGCCGGAGAGGCCCCGACCCGAGCAGACACCCTGGGGAAGCACCAGGTGCCAGAGCACAGAGGCTTGGATGCGGGTCCAG CAGTGCCTGCAGGGCTGAAGCTGAGCGCTGACCAGCTGGCCCTGGTCTACAGCACGCTGGGCCTATGTCTCTGTGCCATCGTCTGCTGCTTCCTGCTGGCCGTGACCTGCTTCCTCAAGAGGAGGGGGGTCCAGGTCTCCTTCCCGACCCGCCCAGGGCCGTGTCCCACGCAGGCCAAGGCCTCCAAGG ATGATTGGATGGAAGCCGGCCGCGTGGTAGGGACGCCTCCCGAGCCAGTGGAGACATGTAGCTTCTGCTTCCCGGAGTGCAGGGCGCCCACCCAGGAGAGTGCAGGCGCGCCCCCGACACCCGTGTCCGAGCGCACAGGGAGGAGGGCGAGCCAGGAACAGAGTGCAGCCGGACAGCCCTGCGTGCGCGCTGCGAACGGCGGGATCGAGGTGGTGTACACACCAGCGCAGGAAGGAGGCCTGGCCACGTGA
- the TNFRSF13B gene encoding tumor necrosis factor receptor superfamily member 13B isoform X3, which produces MSGLGRRRQGGRSQEEPKSLSCREEQGRYYDLLLRDCISCASICGRHPKQCTHYCEKTLRSQVSLLPEFRRQRAGEAPTRADTLGKHQVPEHRGLDAGPAVPAGLKLSADQLALVYSTLGLCLCAIVCCFLLAVTCFLKRRGVQVSFPTRPGPCPTQAKASKDDWMEAGRVVGTPPEPVETCSFCFPECRAPTQESAGAPPTPVSERTGRRASQEQSAAGQPCVRAANGGIEVVYTPAQEGGLAT; this is translated from the exons agtcaCTCAGTTGCCGCGAAGAGCAAGGCAGGTACTATGACCTGCTCCTGAGGGACTGCATCAGCTGTGCCTCCATCTGCGGACGTCACCCCAAGCAGTGCACACACTACTGTGAGAAGACGCTGAGGAGCCAAGTGAGCCTCCTACCAGAGTTCAGGAGACAGCGGGCCGGAGAGGCCCCGACCCGAGCAGACACCCTGGGGAAGCACCAGGTGCCAGAGCACAGAGGCTTGGATGCGGGTCCAG CAGTGCCTGCAGGGCTGAAGCTGAGCGCTGACCAGCTGGCCCTGGTCTACAGCACGCTGGGCCTATGTCTCTGTGCCATCGTCTGCTGCTTCCTGCTGGCCGTGACCTGCTTCCTCAAGAGGAGGGGGGTCCAGGTCTCCTTCCCGACCCGCCCAGGGCCGTGTCCCACGCAGGCCAAGGCCTCCAAGG ATGATTGGATGGAAGCCGGCCGCGTGGTAGGGACGCCTCCCGAGCCAGTGGAGACATGTAGCTTCTGCTTCCCGGAGTGCAGGGCGCCCACCCAGGAGAGTGCAGGCGCGCCCCCGACACCCGTGTCCGAGCGCACAGGGAGGAGGGCGAGCCAGGAACAGAGTGCAGCCGGACAGCCCTGCGTGCGCGCTGCGAACGGCGGGATCGAGGTGGTGTACACACCAGCGCAGGAAGGAGGCCTGGCCACGTGA